In Desulfatiglans anilini DSM 4660, the following proteins share a genomic window:
- a CDS encoding NAD(P)/FAD-dependent oxidoreductase, with the protein MADPQVFDVVVVGAGPGGAAAAKRCAEKGLNTLLIEKKRLPRDKVCSGMVMGRWAAQTIEQEFGVIPRSVLTEPPLLAGHRFYVGEEEPTELKWPTALSWRKDLDFWLVQGALTCGVQLKDEVRVACMEREKAGCRILLEKEGLKETLRARCVIGADGAVSIVRRSLFPELKVRFSGPIRECYAGELGLEKDVFHWFFPKGQARPRFNVNHKGDVFLIEGSGLRELRKEIDEILSAHGFKPGSEPLWKDGCSIALLHEPLLAGRFAPALENVLLVGDAGGLILPITYEGIGSALKSGLLAADAVIEHFEQPDKIAPAYLKSLKPLLDVIGRLLALQSGLKIAAEAGPRFLARALADAYEETLTIQERFL; encoded by the coding sequence ATGGCGGATCCTCAGGTTTTCGATGTCGTCGTAGTGGGCGCCGGCCCCGGCGGTGCAGCGGCTGCGAAACGGTGCGCTGAAAAAGGGTTGAACACGCTGCTGATCGAAAAAAAACGGCTTCCCCGCGACAAGGTCTGCTCGGGGATGGTCATGGGGCGGTGGGCCGCACAGACCATCGAGCAGGAGTTCGGCGTCATCCCCCGTTCCGTGTTGACCGAGCCGCCCCTGCTCGCCGGACATCGCTTTTATGTAGGCGAGGAGGAACCGACGGAGCTGAAATGGCCCACCGCCCTCTCCTGGCGGAAGGATCTGGATTTCTGGCTGGTCCAGGGAGCGCTCACTTGCGGCGTGCAGCTGAAGGACGAGGTGCGCGTGGCCTGCATGGAACGGGAAAAAGCGGGTTGCCGCATCCTCCTCGAAAAAGAAGGCCTCAAGGAGACCCTCCGGGCGCGCTGCGTCATCGGCGCCGACGGGGCCGTCTCCATCGTGCGCAGATCCCTCTTCCCCGAACTGAAGGTTCGATTCTCGGGCCCCATCCGGGAATGCTACGCGGGCGAACTCGGCCTGGAAAAAGACGTCTTCCACTGGTTTTTCCCGAAGGGACAGGCCCGCCCGCGCTTCAACGTCAATCACAAGGGGGATGTGTTCCTGATCGAGGGCTCCGGCCTCCGCGAGCTTCGGAAGGAGATCGACGAGATCCTCTCGGCCCATGGCTTCAAGCCGGGCAGCGAACCCCTGTGGAAGGACGGCTGCAGCATCGCGCTGCTTCACGAACCGCTCCTTGCGGGGCGGTTCGCGCCCGCCCTCGAAAATGTCCTGCTGGTAGGGGATGCCGGGGGGCTTATCCTGCCCATCACCTATGAAGGGATCGGCTCGGCGCTCAAGAGCGGCCTTCTGGCGGCCGATGCCGTCATCGAGCATTTCGAACAGCCCGACAAGATTGCACCTGCTTACCTGAAAAGCCTCAAACCGCTGCTCGATGTCATTGGGCGCCTCCTGGCCCTGCAGTCAGGGCTCAAGATCGCCGCCGAAGCGGGCCCCCGATTCCTGGCGCGCGCGCTCGCCGACGCCTATGAGGAAACGCTCACCATACAGGAGCGATTTTTGTAG
- a CDS encoding SDR family NAD(P)-dependent oxidoreductase has translation MPTTKQLFDLSGKTALVTGASSGFGRSFALTLAEAGADVVISARNPERLTETEDLLKATGRRVLKIFGDMSVPEDVSRMIDEAVSVFGHLDIAVNNAGLLTRPVRFHEMTLEDWNQVISVNLTGVFLCMQQEIGRMLHQQAGGSIINISSVLGLVGLDADLNPRVNYIASKHGVIGLTRQAAVEYADRGIRVNAMAPAWHSGTSLAKARSDIQTEQEQAEREMRMLARTPMKRRGRLEELQGMLLFLASDASTYTTGQVFASDGGWTAH, from the coding sequence ATGCCTACGACAAAGCAGCTTTTCGATCTGTCCGGGAAGACGGCCCTGGTAACGGGAGCCAGTTCAGGCTTCGGGCGGAGCTTCGCGCTGACCCTGGCGGAGGCCGGTGCCGATGTCGTCATATCGGCCCGGAATCCGGAGCGTCTCACCGAGACGGAAGACCTCTTGAAAGCGACGGGCAGACGCGTACTCAAGATCTTCGGTGATATGTCCGTTCCGGAGGATGTCTCCCGGATGATCGACGAGGCCGTCTCCGTCTTCGGCCATCTCGACATTGCGGTCAACAACGCCGGGCTTCTCACCCGGCCGGTCCGCTTCCATGAAATGACCCTCGAGGACTGGAACCAGGTTATCTCGGTGAATCTGACCGGGGTCTTCCTGTGCATGCAGCAGGAGATCGGCCGGATGCTGCACCAGCAAGCGGGGGGCAGCATCATCAACATCTCCTCGGTCCTCGGCCTGGTGGGGCTGGACGCCGACCTGAACCCGCGCGTGAACTACATCGCCTCCAAGCACGGGGTGATCGGCCTGACCCGCCAGGCCGCAGTGGAATATGCGGACCGCGGAATCCGGGTCAATGCCATGGCGCCGGCCTGGCATTCGGGCACCTCCCTCGCCAAGGCGCGCTCGGACATACAGACCGAGCAGGAGCAGGCGGAGCGGGAAATGCGGATGCTCGCCCGCACCCCGATGAAACGGCGCGGCCGGTTGGAGGAGCTTCAAGGGATGCTGCTCTTCCTGGCCTCCGACGCCTCGACTTACACGACCGGCCAGGTTTTCGCATCGGACGGCGGATGGACGGCCCATTGA
- a CDS encoding phytoene desaturase family protein gives MADKSFDAVVIGGGHHGTIIAPYLAKAGLSVGVFERLDHLGGGAVSEDGPAPGFRMNFCAHFTRFFGHPAYKEFNLRDEGLEYVFPDTNEAIVFDDDTSYLGYAAWRVVDPKTGRVEFSEKNVQKTYEQIRRFSKNDAETYLRLTELYKEKWRPAFKKYRYSSPTPWGTPDALEALFSDPSSGLDPSMQFMNCKQFARYFFESPELRILMLRGFLTSGGIFPDDIPGLGLMIATIHLALGWESAAIAKGGTQSITDALVSAGKKLGVEYFINSEIKGIKIENGKAKGVVLADGTEIEARKMVVGDVGTPQLFARLVGEEHTNPEMKRRLDTNLYDRGHVWWGTIGVHELPQYKAAKDNPDLNATPRTYWAPKDLAYMENKYMHEIFLLGMSSKLFCLSAPDSIWDPTRAPEGKHSVLFEEYTCPTPFFSRREWRQLGNEFMEELMQQWRKYAPNMKKDNIVASRIITPVDVQETHLDMRDGSWSEGSMSGSQNGRFRGMPGGFRTFIDNLYMCSSSIVGGGGIGRGSSYNCYKVIAEDYGLREPE, from the coding sequence GTGGCGGATAAATCATTCGATGCGGTGGTCATCGGGGGCGGACATCACGGCACCATCATCGCCCCCTACCTGGCGAAGGCAGGGTTGAGCGTGGGGGTTTTCGAACGTCTGGATCATTTAGGCGGGGGCGCCGTCTCGGAAGACGGGCCCGCGCCGGGCTTCAGGATGAACTTCTGCGCCCACTTCACGCGCTTCTTCGGGCATCCCGCCTACAAGGAATTCAATCTCCGGGACGAGGGCCTGGAGTATGTGTTTCCCGACACCAACGAGGCGATCGTCTTCGATGACGACACGTCCTATCTGGGATACGCCGCCTGGCGGGTCGTGGATCCCAAGACCGGCCGGGTGGAGTTCAGCGAAAAAAACGTCCAGAAGACCTACGAGCAAATTCGCCGGTTTTCCAAGAACGATGCGGAAACCTATCTCCGCCTGACAGAGCTGTACAAGGAGAAGTGGCGGCCGGCCTTCAAGAAATACCGCTACTCGTCCCCGACACCCTGGGGGACTCCGGATGCCCTCGAGGCCCTCTTTTCGGACCCTTCGAGCGGACTGGACCCATCGATGCAGTTCATGAACTGCAAGCAGTTCGCCCGCTATTTTTTTGAAAGTCCGGAGCTCAGGATCCTGATGCTGAGGGGGTTTCTCACGTCGGGGGGGATCTTTCCGGACGACATTCCGGGGCTCGGCCTCATGATCGCGACGATCCACCTCGCCCTAGGCTGGGAGTCCGCGGCGATCGCCAAGGGCGGCACCCAGTCCATCACCGACGCCCTGGTTTCGGCGGGGAAAAAGCTCGGGGTCGAGTATTTCATCAACTCGGAGATCAAGGGGATCAAGATCGAAAACGGCAAGGCCAAGGGGGTGGTCCTGGCCGACGGGACCGAGATCGAGGCCAGAAAGATGGTGGTGGGGGACGTCGGGACGCCGCAGCTCTTCGCCCGTCTGGTCGGTGAGGAGCACACCAACCCCGAGATGAAGCGCAGGCTCGACACCAATTTATACGACCGGGGCCACGTCTGGTGGGGAACGATCGGCGTACACGAGCTTCCCCAATACAAGGCGGCCAAGGACAATCCGGACCTCAACGCCACCCCGCGGACCTACTGGGCCCCCAAGGATCTGGCTTACATGGAAAACAAGTACATGCACGAGATCTTCCTCCTCGGCATGAGCAGCAAGCTCTTCTGCCTGTCGGCGCCCGACAGCATCTGGGACCCGACCCGCGCCCCGGAGGGAAAGCACTCCGTCCTGTTCGAGGAATACACCTGCCCAACCCCGTTCTTCTCCAGGCGTGAATGGCGTCAGCTGGGCAATGAGTTCATGGAGGAACTCATGCAGCAGTGGAGGAAGTACGCCCCCAATATGAAGAAGGACAATATCGTCGCCTCCCGGATCATCACGCCCGTCGACGTTCAGGAAACCCACCTGGATATGCGGGACGGGTCCTGGAGCGAGGGGAGCATGTCGGGTTCGCAGAACGGGCGGTTCAGAGGGATGCCCGGCGGATTCCGGACGTTTATCGACAACCTCTACATGTGCTCCTCCTCCATCGTCGGAGGGGGCGGAATCGGGCGCGGGTCCAGCTACAACTGCTACAAGGTGATCGCAGAGGATTATGGACTGCGGGAGCCCGAGTAG
- a CDS encoding response regulator has product MMNADSPVRGKRILIVDDEPDVLETVREILDVCVVDQAADFDSAMDCLSIQPYDAVVLDIQGVRGFDLLKFSVSKGFPTLMLTAHAATLESLKNSINLGAAGFLPKEYMMELKELLEEVMGGGGKRFWWMKTLDRTDAFFTERYGSDWKEKDAFFKEFHASLQKEDKKPRE; this is encoded by the coding sequence ATGATGAACGCGGATAGTCCGGTAAGAGGTAAACGGATCCTGATTGTGGATGACGAACCGGATGTATTGGAAACGGTCCGGGAAATTCTCGATGTCTGTGTGGTCGATCAGGCTGCTGACTTTGACTCCGCTATGGACTGTCTTTCGATTCAACCTTATGACGCGGTGGTATTGGATATTCAGGGGGTCAGGGGGTTCGATCTGCTGAAATTCTCCGTTTCAAAGGGCTTTCCGACACTCATGCTGACCGCCCATGCAGCTACTCTCGAATCCTTGAAAAACTCGATCAACCTCGGCGCGGCAGGCTTCCTCCCCAAAGAGTACATGATGGAGTTGAAAGAGCTGCTGGAGGAAGTCATGGGCGGAGGCGGCAAGCGCTTCTGGTGGATGAAAACGCTGGATCGAACGGACGCGTTCTTTACAGAACGCTACGGCTCCGATTGGAAGGAAAAGGATGCCTTTTTCAAGGAATTCCATGCATCCCTCCAAAAAGAGGACAAAAAACCTCGAGAATGA
- a CDS encoding PEP-utilizing enzyme yields the protein MGENIGGRTALWDALPGYDLIEEVDLPEMHSWFLDATHSVPPWTPLFGWYWIRFCCHGMKVVCDELSIPTCKGWEMRYRDGGSYNAFHIVRDKKEIAERAVKFRQALRPWIDNFDGLWESGKRELLGMYDKLKAVDMENASHVELYRHNYDLMNTYRRMFEIHFLGMYSSYSAWLLLEDLCKERFGMKDQDPEFQDMLRGFNNKVYEMDKSLWDFSQLAVDMGLKDVFVQNKPDDLRAKLEMSEKGREWFRKFMHYLETDEVGGWRMRRMNDLTEPYWLEDPCTPLGVIRNHVQKETADVFGNVHAELSKNREAAVARFLQRVPPPERPFFEGLINLAGKASSYSEEHDLYCELISHALLRRGYLGMGRRLAKSGTIDQPDDIFMLNPDEIDRVLMVPDRHDLRFITRRRRAEWLEWHNRPNPPVITDRSGMEEAVAMDLLPSMDAVAMKIVVGELPEHKPELGADMFGICGCAGEIEGPARVVINYEDLKDVQPGDILVCPGTNPAWTPVYGMVAAVVADRGGTLSHAAIIGREYGVPTIVNTFEGTAKIKTGQRLRIHAAEGAIFILDK from the coding sequence ATGGGAGAAAACATCGGAGGAAGAACCGCTTTATGGGATGCGCTGCCCGGCTATGACCTGATCGAAGAGGTCGATCTCCCTGAGATGCATTCCTGGTTTCTGGATGCCACCCACAGCGTCCCTCCCTGGACCCCGCTCTTCGGCTGGTATTGGATCCGCTTCTGCTGCCACGGGATGAAGGTCGTCTGCGACGAACTGAGCATCCCCACCTGCAAAGGCTGGGAAATGCGGTACCGGGACGGGGGATCCTACAATGCCTTCCATATCGTCCGGGACAAAAAGGAGATCGCGGAGCGGGCCGTGAAATTCCGTCAGGCCCTTCGCCCCTGGATCGACAATTTCGACGGCCTCTGGGAATCCGGCAAACGGGAACTGCTCGGCATGTATGACAAGCTCAAGGCGGTCGATATGGAGAATGCCTCCCATGTCGAGCTCTACCGACACAATTACGACCTGATGAACACCTATCGCCGGATGTTCGAGATCCATTTCCTCGGGATGTATTCGTCCTACAGCGCCTGGCTGCTCCTCGAGGACCTCTGCAAAGAGCGCTTCGGGATGAAGGACCAGGACCCGGAGTTCCAGGACATGCTGCGGGGCTTCAACAACAAGGTCTACGAGATGGACAAGAGCCTCTGGGACTTCTCGCAGTTGGCCGTTGACATGGGACTCAAGGATGTCTTCGTGCAAAACAAGCCTGACGACCTTCGCGCCAAGCTGGAAATGTCTGAAAAGGGGCGCGAATGGTTCCGGAAATTCATGCACTACCTCGAGACGGACGAGGTCGGGGGGTGGCGCATGAGGCGGATGAACGACCTGACCGAGCCCTATTGGCTGGAGGATCCCTGTACACCCCTCGGGGTCATCCGGAATCACGTCCAGAAGGAGACCGCCGATGTCTTCGGCAATGTGCATGCGGAGTTGAGCAAAAACCGTGAAGCAGCCGTCGCCCGGTTTCTCCAAAGGGTTCCGCCCCCCGAAAGGCCTTTTTTCGAAGGGCTGATCAACCTGGCGGGCAAGGCCAGCTCTTACAGCGAAGAGCACGACCTCTACTGCGAACTGATCTCCCATGCCCTTCTGCGCCGCGGTTATCTGGGGATGGGGCGGAGGCTCGCCAAGAGCGGAACCATCGATCAGCCGGATGACATCTTCATGCTGAACCCGGACGAGATCGACCGGGTCCTGATGGTTCCGGACCGGCATGACCTCAGGTTCATCACCCGGAGGCGCCGGGCGGAATGGCTGGAATGGCACAACCGGCCCAATCCCCCGGTCATCACCGACCGCTCCGGCATGGAAGAGGCCGTCGCCATGGATCTTCTGCCATCGATGGACGCCGTCGCCATGAAGATCGTCGTGGGCGAGCTGCCCGAGCACAAACCCGAGTTGGGGGCGGACATGTTCGGCATCTGCGGATGCGCCGGTGAGATCGAGGGCCCGGCCCGCGTCGTGATCAATTACGAAGACCTGAAGGACGTTCAGCCGGGCGATATTCTCGTCTGCCCCGGGACGAACCCCGCCTGGACACCGGTCTACGGGATGGTGGCGGCGGTCGTCGCCGACAGGGGCGGCACCTTGTCCCACGCGGCCATCATCGGCCGTGAATACGGCGTCCCGACCATCGTCAACACCTTCGAAGGAACCGCGAAGATCAAGACCGGGCAAAGGCTGCGAATCCATGCGGCGGAAGGGGCCATCTTCATCCTCGACAAGTGA
- a CDS encoding PEP/pyruvate-binding domain-containing protein yields MSTEKRIFWFEELEEKHNDIVGKKCANLGQMVHLGMPVPPGFAISIEMYRRFLDLSGASKEMRIYAEDLGDLKGVGIGTFDEVSRRLQDIIEEKDVPAEVRDPILRYYEELCERLGMPDAAVSVRSAGTESRPGMFETYLNVIGATDLLDKIKKVWASAYTPRAVAFRVNKGFPLIGDELGVAVPKMVNSRSSGVSFTVDPVTGDDTRIILEANWGLGEGVVSGSGSVDGFVVEKETLAIVNRHIGQKTRCVVNREKGAEWVDVPEKMQRIPCLADEEVLEIVKTGITVEKRLGCPQDMEWAVDGDLPFPKNLFWLQTRPAKVQVKKPVSTTDQIIDLLAKRYQ; encoded by the coding sequence ATGTCAACGGAAAAACGGATCTTCTGGTTTGAGGAGTTGGAGGAGAAGCACAACGACATCGTAGGGAAGAAATGCGCGAACCTCGGACAGATGGTCCATCTTGGGATGCCCGTGCCGCCGGGGTTTGCCATCTCCATCGAGATGTACCGAAGGTTTTTGGATCTCAGCGGTGCCTCTAAGGAGATGCGGATCTATGCCGAAGACCTGGGGGATCTCAAGGGGGTGGGGATCGGAACCTTCGACGAGGTGAGCCGGAGGCTCCAGGACATCATCGAGGAAAAGGACGTGCCCGCAGAGGTGCGGGATCCGATCCTGCGCTATTACGAAGAGCTCTGCGAACGGCTGGGCATGCCGGATGCCGCGGTCTCCGTCCGGAGCGCCGGAACGGAGAGCCGTCCGGGGATGTTCGAAACCTATCTGAACGTCATCGGCGCCACGGACCTGCTGGACAAGATCAAGAAGGTGTGGGCCAGCGCCTACACCCCGCGGGCCGTAGCGTTCCGCGTCAACAAGGGCTTCCCTCTGATCGGCGATGAGCTGGGCGTGGCCGTCCCCAAGATGGTGAATTCGAGGTCCTCGGGTGTGAGCTTCACCGTCGATCCCGTGACGGGGGACGACACGCGGATCATCCTCGAGGCCAACTGGGGCCTCGGCGAAGGGGTCGTCAGCGGCTCGGGCAGCGTCGACGGTTTCGTGGTCGAAAAGGAGACCCTCGCGATCGTGAACCGGCACATCGGCCAGAAGACCCGCTGCGTCGTCAACAGGGAAAAGGGCGCCGAGTGGGTGGATGTCCCGGAGAAAATGCAGCGCATCCCGTGCCTGGCCGACGAGGAGGTCCTCGAGATCGTCAAAACGGGGATCACCGTGGAAAAACGGCTCGGCTGCCCCCAGGATATGGAATGGGCGGTCGACGGCGATCTCCCCTTCCCGAAAAACCTCTTCTGGCTCCAAACACGCCCCGCCAAGGTGCAGGTGAAGAAACCCGTCTCGACCACGGATCAGATCATCGACCTCCTGGCGAAACGCTATCAGTGA
- a CDS encoding sigma-54-dependent Fis family transcriptional regulator, which translates to MDNHEWWERLDARQKEILAFLAMVPHPLPLDALIAASGWKAVDILQILEEITELDFLLSNASSRKGFYALSDGGIARFILEQMPRKDLEAGARKLIDYYEGEGAEGEGRCLTLAHLHRTAAVAPVRLDYFLAAAVYCQKKEMHAEALSYYRAILEREAGRMESLAEKQLYIEASVGVTAAYGHMLFLPEQRAFLEKARLFAEEIHDRGQLLTVQLALGKTLEKEGFYDKAARHLEQAWENAQTLGEEKLLKKAALMTSDFLFRQGLVAEAVRRYEEVIGDLEDFSLDEATLRGCTTLGWCYGVCGQTSRGLGLIEMVRIKAKEHRLTDIGIFADLMMVFTLLEARRISEAQVYLDKILSLPEGVAGPSILWATHWCVGYVAFCRGDLEACLREHIRGCQLLKQYGRPHHRGGWVMEYLEGLDIAGLANPEMSLTSELERLAEWPDIFMRGVAHRFKGQRGERTSQPADRVKADYEKSLELLQRSGARLELARTQIALARVLIGEGATERARRLLEEAWEAMARSNIALFPEDLKRHLEEKTHEELLVNTIVEITNVLGTVRDKKRLLQIVIQLTMRFTFAERGGFFLNGEDGRLELVASRNLDLPMLQSDRFRPYLQEIEEVARTGKEVVKKTVGSEESSLPQALRVNWMICCPVILQDRVLGALYLAAKVTPESLKNDLPLLRAISTQMAVALDNVQAYEKIAALKDRLEEETRYYRMDSEVSPQLKSMVGCSKAIGLVQQQMQKVAPMDSTVLITGETGVGKELVARGIHRLSKRSSGAFIVVNVASLSEGLIESELFGHEKGAFTGALRSRLGRFELAQGGTLFLDDIQNLSLDIQAKLLRVLEGKEFERVGGSSLLKADFRLIAATNRPLHALVAEGGFRSDLYYRLNVFPIQVPPLRERREDIPLLVLHFLEMYKKGLGKDIRGVSKGRMKDLTDYPWPGNVRELRHVIERAVILSEGSSLMLPSFQAPADEEGGLPGSMTLEEMERAYIIKALERCSWKVGGEGGAACQLGLKPTTLHSKMKKLGIRKKITPA; encoded by the coding sequence ATGGACAACCACGAATGGTGGGAGCGGCTGGATGCAAGACAAAAAGAGATCCTGGCTTTCCTGGCGATGGTCCCGCACCCGCTCCCCCTCGATGCATTGATAGCGGCGAGCGGATGGAAGGCGGTGGATATACTGCAGATCCTCGAAGAGATCACGGAACTGGATTTCCTGTTATCGAATGCCTCTTCGAGAAAGGGATTTTACGCGCTCTCCGACGGCGGAATCGCGAGGTTCATCCTGGAGCAGATGCCCCGGAAGGATCTGGAGGCCGGCGCCCGAAAGCTCATCGACTATTACGAAGGGGAAGGCGCAGAAGGAGAGGGCCGGTGCCTGACGCTGGCGCATCTGCACAGAACGGCGGCGGTTGCGCCTGTCAGGCTGGATTATTTTCTGGCTGCGGCGGTTTATTGCCAGAAAAAGGAGATGCATGCAGAGGCCCTGTCCTATTACCGGGCGATCCTCGAGAGAGAGGCGGGCCGCATGGAATCTCTCGCGGAAAAGCAGCTGTATATCGAGGCCTCGGTCGGGGTCACGGCTGCATACGGGCACATGCTTTTCCTGCCCGAGCAGAGGGCCTTCCTCGAAAAGGCCCGGCTCTTTGCCGAGGAAATCCATGATCGGGGGCAGCTTCTGACCGTCCAGTTGGCCTTGGGAAAAACCCTCGAAAAGGAGGGCTTTTACGATAAGGCTGCCCGCCATTTGGAGCAGGCCTGGGAAAATGCGCAAACGCTGGGAGAGGAAAAACTTCTGAAAAAGGCGGCGCTCATGACCAGCGATTTCCTTTTCCGGCAGGGGCTGGTGGCCGAAGCGGTGCGAAGGTACGAGGAGGTCATCGGCGATCTGGAGGATTTTTCCCTGGATGAGGCCACGCTCAGGGGCTGCACGACCCTCGGCTGGTGCTACGGGGTGTGCGGGCAGACCTCCCGGGGCCTTGGTCTCATTGAAATGGTCCGGATCAAGGCGAAAGAGCATCGCCTGACAGATATCGGCATCTTTGCCGACCTCATGATGGTTTTTACGCTGCTGGAGGCCCGGCGGATCTCGGAGGCGCAGGTCTATCTCGACAAGATCCTCAGCCTGCCGGAGGGCGTTGCGGGCCCGTCCATCCTCTGGGCGACGCATTGGTGCGTCGGTTACGTGGCTTTCTGCCGCGGGGATCTCGAAGCGTGCTTGCGAGAACATATCCGTGGCTGCCAACTGCTCAAGCAGTACGGCCGCCCTCATCATCGGGGCGGCTGGGTGATGGAATATCTCGAAGGTCTCGACATCGCAGGACTGGCCAATCCCGAAATGAGTCTGACGTCCGAACTGGAACGGTTGGCCGAGTGGCCGGACATCTTCATGAGGGGCGTGGCCCACCGCTTCAAAGGGCAGAGGGGCGAACGGACCTCTCAACCGGCGGACCGCGTCAAAGCGGATTACGAGAAAAGCCTCGAGTTGCTGCAGCGCTCGGGGGCCCGACTGGAGTTGGCAAGGACCCAGATCGCCCTGGCGCGCGTGCTGATCGGAGAGGGGGCGACCGAGAGGGCGAGGCGTCTGCTCGAAGAAGCGTGGGAGGCCATGGCCCGGTCGAACATCGCCCTTTTCCCCGAGGATCTGAAACGGCACCTCGAAGAAAAGACCCACGAGGAGCTTCTGGTGAACACGATTGTCGAGATTACCAACGTGCTGGGGACGGTCAGAGACAAGAAGAGGCTGCTGCAGATCGTCATCCAGCTCACGATGCGCTTTACGTTCGCCGAGCGGGGGGGCTTCTTTTTGAACGGGGAAGACGGCCGCCTGGAACTCGTAGCCAGCCGCAATCTGGATCTGCCGATGCTCCAATCGGATCGTTTCCGGCCCTATCTGCAGGAGATCGAAGAGGTGGCCCGGACGGGAAAAGAAGTCGTCAAGAAGACGGTCGGGTCTGAGGAATCCAGTCTCCCCCAGGCATTGCGGGTCAACTGGATGATCTGCTGCCCGGTCATTTTGCAGGATCGCGTTCTGGGGGCCCTGTACCTGGCGGCCAAAGTGACTCCGGAATCGCTCAAAAACGACCTGCCTCTGCTTCGTGCCATCAGCACCCAGATGGCGGTGGCCCTGGACAATGTCCAGGCCTATGAGAAGATCGCCGCGCTGAAAGACCGGCTCGAGGAAGAGACGCGGTACTACCGCATGGACTCCGAGGTGTCCCCCCAGCTGAAGTCGATGGTGGGCTGTTCGAAAGCGATCGGCCTCGTCCAGCAGCAGATGCAGAAGGTCGCGCCGATGGACTCCACGGTCCTAATCACCGGGGAGACCGGGGTGGGAAAGGAACTGGTGGCCCGGGGCATTCACCGGCTGAGCAAGCGTTCCAGCGGAGCGTTCATCGTCGTGAATGTCGCATCGCTCTCCGAAGGGCTGATCGAAAGCGAGCTCTTCGGGCATGAGAAGGGGGCGTTCACCGGGGCCCTGCGGTCGCGCCTGGGCCGTTTCGAACTCGCCCAGGGCGGAACGCTCTTTCTGGACGATATCCAGAACCTCTCCCTCGACATCCAGGCCAAACTCCTGAGGGTCCTGGAGGGCAAAGAGTTCGAGAGAGTCGGCGGCTCGAGTCTGCTGAAGGCGGATTTTCGGTTGATCGCCGCGACCAATCGGCCTCTCCATGCCCTGGTGGCGGAGGGCGGATTCCGATCGGACCTCTATTACCGCCTGAATGTATTCCCCATCCAGGTCCCTCCGCTGAGGGAGCGCCGGGAGGACATCCCGCTGCTCGTTCTTCACTTCCTCGAAATGTACAAGAAGGGCCTGGGGAAAGACATCCGCGGCGTTTCCAAAGGCAGGATGAAGGACCTCACGGACTACCCCTGGCCGGGAAACGTCCGTGAATTGCGCCATGTCATCGAGCGGGCGGTCATCCTCAGCGAGGGCAGTTCCCTGATGCTTCCGAGCTTCCAGGCCCCCGCGGATGAGGAAGGGGGATTGCCGGGCAGCATGACCCTCGAAGAGATGGAAAGGGCCTATATCATCAAGGCCCTCGAACGATGCAGTTGGAAGGTGGGCGGGGAGGGCGGCGCAGCCTGCCAGCTGGGCCTCAAGCCCACCACGCTCCATTCGAAGATGAAGAAACTCGGCATCCGCAAGAAGATCACCCCAGCCTGA
- a CDS encoding type II toxin-antitoxin system RelE/ParE family toxin, with protein MPFVVLLTNDAARDLEEVYDYIAAHDAPQEADYVLTQIEKAFSRLSESPERGAYPKELLSLGIREYREVFFKPYRIIFRVIDKNVYVLLIADGRRDMQSLLQRRLLGT; from the coding sequence ATGCCGTTCGTGGTTTTGCTAACCAATGATGCAGCACGAGATCTCGAGGAGGTTTACGACTATATTGCTGCCCACGATGCCCCTCAAGAGGCGGACTATGTTTTGACGCAGATCGAGAAAGCCTTCTCCAGACTGTCTGAATCTCCCGAGCGGGGTGCATATCCCAAGGAACTGCTGTCCCTGGGGATTCGTGAATACCGCGAGGTCTTTTTCAAACCATACCGCATCATTTTTCGGGTTATCGACAAGAACGTTTACGTTCTCCTGATCGCCGATGGCCGGCGTGACATGCAGTCACTGCTGCAGCGGCGATTATTGGGCACGTAG
- a CDS encoding type II toxin-antitoxin system Phd/YefM family antitoxin gives MKFSSQIKPISYLKAHAAEIVRELGEKREPLVITQNGEAKVVIQDIESYEQTQETMALLKILALGTRQIEEGKVQPAKDVIKRLRMRAGG, from the coding sequence ATGAAATTCTCCAGTCAGATTAAGCCCATTAGTTACCTGAAGGCCCATGCCGCTGAAATCGTAAGGGAACTTGGGGAAAAGCGGGAGCCGCTCGTCATTACCCAGAATGGCGAAGCCAAGGTGGTCATACAGGATATTGAAAGCTACGAGCAGACTCAGGAGACCATGGCTCTCCTGAAAATCCTGGCGCTCGGAACCCGCCAGATCGAGGAAGGCAAGGTTCAGCCAGCCAAGGACGTGATCAAACGGCTGCGCATGCGGGCAGGAGGGTAA